In the Rhodoferax fermentans genome, TGCCTGTTTGCTCGGTCTACACCGCCTTCCGGCTTTCTTAAGGCAAACGGCGCCGCCGTTTCGCGCGCTGCATATGCCAGCCTATTCAACGCCATCGGCACCATATTTGGTGGTGGTGATGGAGTAGCGACCTTCAATCTTCCCGACCTGCGTGGTGAGTTTTTACGCGGTTTTGATGACGCTCGTGGAGTTGACCCGGCGCGAGTGTTCGGTTCACCGCAAGCCCAAGATTTCCTGGCACACGCACACTTTGCATTTGGCTACATGGACCGAAATTCAATCGGTTCTGCATATGCGCTTACCGGTCAAGCATTTCCTGTCGCAGGTAAAGGATTTGCTTCAAGTTCTGTAAGTTACCCAATCACAACCGAAATGAGTGGCGCCGCCCAAGGCGCGTACTCGGGAGGCACTGAAACCCGGCCCCGTAACGTTGCTCTTCTTGCCTGCATCAAGTACTGATTTTGACCGCCATGAAAAAAACTATTTATAACTTCGACCAAAAAACTGGTGAATTGGTTTTCGAATCGCAAGCGGATGAATCCCCGCTGGAACCCGGTGTAGCTCTAATCCCGGCCTACGCCACCGACATCAAGCCGCCGAAGGCGGGGGCACACGAAGCTGCCGTATTTGTGGATGCAAAGTGGCATAAGAAACCAGACTGGCGAGGCGTTGTTCTCTTCAGCACTACGGATGGCTCATCCGTAGTGCTCAGTGAGTTGGACAAAACGCCCGATGGTGTGGGCGCGACTGAGTGGCCGAGGCCAAGCGCCTCACACATTTGGAAAAACGGGGCATGGGCGCTTGATGAAACCAAGTTTTCAGCGCAGCTTGCAGCGTCAAAAGTGGATGCGCTCACTCGAGTAAGAGAAATGCGCAGACTTGTTTTCAACACCTTAGCAGGCCTGCAGTCCGAGGCCTTGACCAACGGCGACATGGGTGCAGCCCAAAGCATTGCCGTGATCCAGGGCAAGCTGCGCGGGTTGCCTGACGTCGACCTGTCGGAATGTCAGACTGTGGACGAGGTTAATGCGACTTTTTCGGCCGCCTGGCAGACGATTGTGGCGTCTGCTGCACCGGGTCTGATCAGCGCATTCGCTGGGGTTGACCTGTGACCGCCCTCTATGCCGCCCTGGCCACTTTGGGCTACCTGTGGGCCTTTTGGTTGTTGTATGTCCTGACGATGGGCCTGTACCGTGCCAGCCTGTCGGGCAAGCTGACCCGCGTGGCGCTGGTGCTCGGCTCGCCATTCGTCATCCTGGCCATCGCAGTCGATCTGTTGGCCAACTGGACGCTGGCCACGCTTTGGTTTTGGCAGTGGCCTGCCAAGTCCGATTGGCCCAAGCTATCGTTTGTAGGGTGGCGGCCCACCGTCGTTTGGCAGCGGCCTGACCTGGTGACCAGCCGGTTATCTCGCTATATCGACGGCCCTGACGGTTGGCGCAAGGATCATGCGACATGGCTGTGTCACAGCCTGCTGGATGCCTTCGACCCAAGCGGAACACACTGCAAAAGAAAAATTAGTTAAAACAGGGCGAGGGCCTGGGGTGCGCTAACACCTCAAGCCCCCGCCGCCGCCGTGAGTGACCACGGCATTGACCGAAGACCCTGCCACCTGTACAGGTCAGGGCATTATGGAAGATGCCGACATGCAAGAAGTGAGATGTGGTGCCTGTGGCAAGCTGTTGGCCATTGGTGATTACAAAAGACTGCAGATAAAGTGCCCGCGTTGCCGGGTGCTCAATGACCTGAGGGCCGAGAGCCTCCAACCTGAACGCCTCAGAGCGTCATCAAAAAATGGATTGACTGATGACGACAGAACGAGCAGCGCAGAGCACCTTCAACAACACGGCCGATCTGGACATGATTCAGGCGGCGCCGATGGTGCAGTGGGTAGGCGGAAAGCGCCGCCTCGCACCACACATCCTGCCGGTGTTTCCTGAGCACACCTGCTATGTGGAACCCTTCTGCGGTGCGGCCGCGTTGTTTTTCCTCAAGGCGCCCGTGAAGGTCGAGGTGCTCAACGATGTGAACGGTGAACTGGTCACCCTGTATCGAGTGGTGCAGCATCACCTGGAGGAGTTTGTCAGGCACTTCAAATGGGCGCTGGCCAGCCGAGAGATTTACAAGTGGCTGCAGATAACCCCGTCTGAGACCTTGACGGACATCCAAAGGGCGGCCAGGTTCTTTTACCTACAAAAACTGGGCTTTGGCGGCAAGGTGACCGGGCAGACGTTTGGAACCGCCACCGTGCGGCCCGCTGGGTTGAACCTGCTGCGCCTTGAAGAACAGCTCAGCGCCGTGCACCTTCGGCTGCATCAGGTGTTTATCGAGCGACTGGAGTGGTCTGCCTGCGTTGAGCGTTATGACCGTCCACACAGTCTGTTTTATCTGGACCCGCCGTACTTTGGCACTGTCGGCTATGGCGTTCCATTTGGTCTTGAGCAATACGACCAGATGGCGCAGCTGATGGGTTCGATGAAGGGTAAGGCTGTGGTGAGTGTCAATGACATCCCTGAGATGCGCCTGGCATTCAAGGGACACCACTTCAAGCAGGTGAGCATCAGCTACACGGTCGGTGCATCTGGACGTGGTCGGGTGCCCAAAGGCGAGTTGATCATCAGCAACTTCAATCCAGGCGTTTGAAGCGGTTTTGAAGTTCTTTTAATGCTGGATCAAATCAAACGTCTGCCTGGATCAAACTAAACGGCGCGCTACTTTGCCAAATACTGGGAGGCCAGGCACCCACCAGAGGTCGCCACATTGCCGTCCGCGTAAAAAGCCTGGTTCAGCACATCTACCCCGGCTTCCTGCACCCAAGGCTTGGTTAGCAGGTCGGTGCAGGCGGGTATCGACCGCAGCAGCCCCAGTTTGGCCAACATCAAGGTGCCTGAACATTGGGCGCCAATCAGCTGCCTGCTCGGATCGAGTTGCAGCTGGTCCATGACATGCAGGTCATTGGCAATCTCGCGGGTTTTCATGCCACTGCCAAACAGAACCGCGTCCGCCCCACAGGCCTGGGCCAGAGTGGATTGCGCGTGCAAGGTGACGCCATTCATGGATGTCACCTTTGGCGTCGGGCAGCACAGTGAGACACGCCAATCTGGCGTTTTGATGCGATTGAGAATGCCCAGGGCAATCAGCGAGTCGAGTTCATTGAACCCGTCGAAGGTCAGGATGGCGATGTGCATCGGGTCACTTTACCAGCCAGCACACTTTTTTATGTTGTGTGGTGTAAGAAACCGGCAGCCCCACCGACTAAACCATCAGCACGGTACAAAAAGTGTTTCGTGCGGTTCCCCTACTTCCCCTATGTCAACTTCTTAAAGGACAGTCACATGACAACCCAAACCACCACTTCACGTTACACCACAGCTGCTGGCCTGGCGCTGGCCATGAGCGCGGCCCTGACCATTGCGGCAACCCCTATCGCCGCCCAAGCGGCCGACATGGAGAAGTGTTTTGGCGTGGCCCTCAAAGGCAAAAACGACTGCAAAGCAGGTGCGGGTACCACCTGCGCAGGCACCTCCAAGATGGACTACCAAGGCAATGCCTGGTCGATGGTGCCCAAGGGTACCTGCGAAAAAACCATGTCCAAAACCTCGCCCACAGGTTTTGGACAACTGCAAGAGTTCAAGGAAGTCAAAGCCTGATTGGCCCCTAAGGAACGGAGCACCTGGCATGTTGAACCTGACCAACACAGCGCTTCAGACCCAGCTTGCTCCCACCCACCCCCTGCCCACCCGGGCGGGGGTGGGGCTCAAGCCTGAACACTTTCAGGACGTCTTGAGCACGCAGCCAGACATCGGCTTCTTTGAAATCCATGCCGAGAATTACATGGTGCCGGGTGGCCCGTTTCACCATTACCTCACCTGCATCAGGGAAAGTTATGCACTCTCGATCCACGGTGTGGGGCTGTCCATCGGCGCCGATGGGCCGCTGGACTTGGATCACCTGCAAAACCTGAAGCACTTGCTGGACCGATATCAGCCGCAATCCTTCTCGGAGCATCTGGCCTGGTCAACCCACGGCAGCACCTTCCTGAACGACTTGCTGCCACTGCCCTACACCACCGCCACGCTGCAACGAGTGTGCGACCACATTGACCAGGTGCAGTTGTACCTGGGTCGGCGTATGTTGCTGGAGAACCCGGCGACCTACCTGGAATTTGCCTCATCCACCTGGAGCGAAGCCGCGTTTTTGTCAGAAGTGATTCGGCGCACCGGCTGCGGGCTGCTGCTGGACGTGAACAACGTGTATGTCAGCAGCGTCAACCACCAGCGTGACGCACAGGCCGTCATCCGCACTTTGCCTTTGGACCAGCTTGGCGAGATCCATCTGGCCGGGTTTGCCGAGTCACAAGACGCCAACGGTGATCTGCTGTTGATTGACAGCCATGGCGCCCCGGTGGCGCAGGCCGTGTGGGACTTGTACAGCTTCACGCTGGCTTTGACCGGCCCGGTGGCCACCCTGCTGGAACGCGACAACCACATCCCACCTTGGCCGGTGTTGCTGGCCGAGGCCCATCTAGCCGACACCCAGTTGCGCAAAGCGGCGGGCAGATACCAAAACGGCCAATGGCTTGGCCTGGCAGAGGTAGACGCATGAGTACCCAGGCCGACTTCGCAGAAGCCCTGCTCAACCCCGATCTGACTTGCCCGGGTGGCCTGCACAGCTGGAACGGCAGCAACCCGGCGACTCGTTTTGCGGTGTACCGCAACAACGTGATGGTGTCTTTGGTCGATGCCCTGGCCGACACCTACCCGGTGGTGCAAGCGCTGGTGGGCAAGGAGTTTTTCAGCGCCATGGCGCGGGTCTATGCCCAGGCCAGGCCACCACGCTCCCCCGTTTTGGCCTATTACGGGCAAGACTTTGCCGCGTTCATCCACAGCTTTGCGCCCGCAGCCAGCGTGCCCTACCTGGCCGATGTGGCCCGGCTGGAAATGGCCCGGGTGTTGGCCTACCACGCGGCCGATGTGACCTCCATTGCCCCCCAGACACTGCAAGAGGTGCTGACTGACCCGCAACAACTGGCGTCGGCGCGGCTGATCCTGCACCCCTCGGCTCAGATCATTGCCTCACCCTTTGCTGTGTTGTCCATTTGGGCTGCGCATCAGGACAAGGACAACCCGTCGGCATTCGACCCCACCCCAGCCCAGACGGTGCTGGTGTTCAGACTCGGCCTGGCGGTGGACATGCTGGAACTGCTCAAGGGGACAGCGCACTTTGTCCAAACCCTACACAAAGGAGACAGCTTGCTGACTGCTGCCAGCCAAGCCGCCGAATATGACGCTGAATTTGACTTGACCCAGACCTTGGCGCTGTTGCTGCGTTTGCAGCTCGTCACAGACGTCACCACCGAAAAGGCATGACATGAACACACCCGCTAAGCCCTTGCGTTCAACGGCATCACCCCCTTCCCAAGAAGGTGGGATACCCGGCCTGATATGGCAGTTCATCCGCATCGCCGAGTCTTTGCCCAACAGCTTGCTGGCGTTTGTCGCGCGCTTCTCCATCGCAGCGGTGTTCTGGAAGTCAGGTCAGACCAAGATCCAGGGTTTTGCGCTGGACATCGTCAACGGCGAACACATCTGGGGCTGGCCACGCCTGTCGGATTCGGTGGTGGATCTGTTTCGGGATGAGTACCGCCTGCCGCTGTTGCCGCCTGAGCTCGCCGCCATGCTGGCGGCGACGGCTGAACATGTTTTCCCAGCACTGATCTTGCTGGGCCTGGCGACCCGGCTGTCGGCGTTGGCGCTGCTGGGCATGACACTGACCATCCAGTTATTTGTCTACCCCGATGCCTACCCTACCCACGGCACCTGGGCCGCTGTCTTGTTGTACCTGACGGCGCATGGGCCGGGCAAGCTGTCGATAGACCACTGGATCGCCCGGCGTTGCCGCTGAAGCGCAGCACCTGCTGCAAGTGACTCCGCCACAAGTCTGATCAACAGCCGCAAGGACGGTTGTCTATTTGGGCGGCTCTGTCGGCGGGGCTTCGTCCTGGCCCTGGGCATAGGCTTTCATGACCTGGCTCAGAAACGGCAGTTGCACACTGAAATTCTTGCAGCCGGAACACATCATCAAGTGGAACTTCAGACCCACTTTTTCCGGCAGCAACAAGGCACGCTCCTGCGACTCGGACATCAGTTGTGTGGCGTGTTGGCAGTTCATCATCAGTGTTCACCCCTCGCAAACCAATTGTTCTCCAGGCACTCCCGCAGGCGCAGGCGCGCCCGGT is a window encoding:
- a CDS encoding DNA-binding domain-containing protein — translated: MSTQADFAEALLNPDLTCPGGLHSWNGSNPATRFAVYRNNVMVSLVDALADTYPVVQALVGKEFFSAMARVYAQARPPRSPVLAYYGQDFAAFIHSFAPAASVPYLADVARLEMARVLAYHAADVTSIAPQTLQEVLTDPQQLASARLILHPSAQIIASPFAVLSIWAAHQDKDNPSAFDPTPAQTVLVFRLGLAVDMLELLKGTAHFVQTLHKGDSLLTAASQAAEYDAEFDLTQTLALLLRLQLVTDVTTEKA
- a CDS encoding DUF692 domain-containing protein → MLNLTNTALQTQLAPTHPLPTRAGVGLKPEHFQDVLSTQPDIGFFEIHAENYMVPGGPFHHYLTCIRESYALSIHGVGLSIGADGPLDLDHLQNLKHLLDRYQPQSFSEHLAWSTHGSTFLNDLLPLPYTTATLQRVCDHIDQVQLYLGRRMLLENPATYLEFASSTWSEAAFLSEVIRRTGCGLLLDVNNVYVSSVNHQRDAQAVIRTLPLDQLGEIHLAGFAESQDANGDLLLIDSHGAPVAQAVWDLYSFTLALTGPVATLLERDNHIPPWPVLLAEAHLADTQLRKAAGRYQNGQWLGLAEVDA
- a CDS encoding DNA adenine methylase, whose amino-acid sequence is MIQAAPMVQWVGGKRRLAPHILPVFPEHTCYVEPFCGAAALFFLKAPVKVEVLNDVNGELVTLYRVVQHHLEEFVRHFKWALASREIYKWLQITPSETLTDIQRAARFFYLQKLGFGGKVTGQTFGTATVRPAGLNLLRLEEQLSAVHLRLHQVFIERLEWSACVERYDRPHSLFYLDPPYFGTVGYGVPFGLEQYDQMAQLMGSMKGKAVVSVNDIPEMRLAFKGHHFKQVSISYTVGASGRGRVPKGELIISNFNPGV
- a CDS encoding zf-HC2 domain-containing protein, with protein sequence MNCQHATQLMSESQERALLLPEKVGLKFHLMMCSGCKNFSVQLPFLSQVMKAYAQGQDEAPPTEPPK
- a CDS encoding DoxX family protein, which translates into the protein MNTPAKPLRSTASPPSQEGGIPGLIWQFIRIAESLPNSLLAFVARFSIAAVFWKSGQTKIQGFALDIVNGEHIWGWPRLSDSVVDLFRDEYRLPLLPPELAAMLAATAEHVFPALILLGLATRLSALALLGMTLTIQLFVYPDAYPTHGTWAAVLLYLTAHGPGKLSIDHWIARRCR
- a CDS encoding DUF2282 domain-containing protein; translated protein: MTTQTTTSRYTTAAGLALAMSAALTIAATPIAAQAADMEKCFGVALKGKNDCKAGAGTTCAGTSKMDYQGNAWSMVPKGTCEKTMSKTSPTGFGQLQEFKEVKA
- a CDS encoding Com family DNA-binding transcriptional regulator, whose protein sequence is MQEVRCGACGKLLAIGDYKRLQIKCPRCRVLNDLRAESLQPERLRASSKNGLTDDDRTSSAEHLQQHGRSGHDSGGADGAVGRRKAPPRTTHPAGVS